One Eubacteriales bacterium mix99 genomic window carries:
- a CDS encoding alpha-glucosidase/alpha-galactosidase: MRKIVIIGAGSFNFTCAISRDIFTFPALADSNIVLVDIPEGVDRMEAARIVIEKTIQKGGYPGSVYATFNRSEALAGADAVMITIRNDLTIDAWSRDLAIPKKYGVDTVIGDTRGPSGIFRFLRSASALLDICRDIEKYAPEAAVLNYTNPMDMICSYIRKMTHLNITGLCHSVQGTASMLAQWIEADIRDITYLCAGINHQAFFLEYKWKGRNAYPDIKEAIKKEEIYKKEMVRNEMFRALGYYPTESSGHNSEYNAWFRKRPNLIEKYCPDSYASSVRIITEREKTRDEKMKQIVDSDGMDLSRGKEYAASILNALLGDGTLFEFNGNVENKGLITNLPEGATVEVPVTASKAGLRPYGIGNLPRHLAALNNQNAQAEELAVEGCIEGDRNKIYLAAVCDPLTGAVCSLAEIRAMVDEMFEENQESLKALNFR, from the coding sequence GTGAGAAAAATAGTGATCATCGGTGCAGGGAGCTTTAATTTTACCTGTGCAATTTCCCGCGATATCTTTACGTTTCCTGCGCTGGCCGATTCAAACATTGTTCTGGTCGATATTCCGGAGGGTGTGGATCGAATGGAAGCAGCGCGGATTGTCATTGAAAAGACCATACAAAAAGGCGGATATCCCGGATCGGTTTATGCAACCTTCAACCGGAGCGAGGCGCTGGCAGGTGCGGACGCCGTGATGATTACCATCCGAAACGATCTGACCATTGATGCCTGGAGCCGCGACCTTGCCATTCCGAAGAAATACGGAGTGGATACCGTAATCGGAGATACCAGAGGCCCTTCAGGCATTTTCCGATTTCTCCGTTCCGCTTCCGCACTGCTCGATATCTGCCGCGATATTGAGAAGTATGCTCCGGAGGCGGCAGTGCTCAATTATACCAACCCCATGGATATGATCTGCAGTTATATCCGAAAAATGACTCATCTCAATATTACAGGTCTCTGCCACAGTGTTCAGGGCACGGCGTCCATGCTGGCACAATGGATTGAAGCTGATATCCGTGATATCACCTATCTTTGTGCGGGGATCAACCACCAGGCGTTCTTCCTGGAATACAAGTGGAAGGGCCGGAATGCCTATCCCGATATCAAAGAAGCCATAAAGAAAGAAGAAATATACAAAAAGGAGATGGTGCGCAACGAAATGTTTCGTGCCCTTGGCTACTACCCCACCGAATCGTCCGGACATAATTCCGAATACAATGCGTGGTTTCGAAAGCGTCCGAACCTGATTGAAAAGTATTGTCCCGATTCCTATGCAAGTTCGGTCCGGATTATTACCGAGCGGGAAAAAACGCGGGATGAAAAGATGAAACAGATCGTTGACAGTGATGGGATGGATCTCAGTCGTGGGAAAGAATACGCCGCTTCCATCCTCAATGCCCTGCTGGGGGACGGAACGCTGTTCGAATTCAATGGAAATGTGGAAAACAAAGGACTCATAACCAATCTGCCGGAGGGAGCAACGGTGGAAGTTCCCGTGACGGCATCGAAGGCTGGGCTAAGGCCCTATGGAATCGGCAATTTGCCCAGGCATCTGGCTGCGCTGAATAATCAGAATGCCCAGGCCGAAGAACTCGCAGTGGAAGGATGTATCGAAGGAGACCGCAACAAAATTTATCTGGCAGCGGTCTGCGATCCTCTTACGGGCGCAGTATGCAGCCTGGCTGAAATACGGGCCATGGTGGATGAAATGTTTGAAGAAAATCAGGAATCCTTGAAGGCACTGAATTTCCGATAA
- a CDS encoding (deoxy)nucleoside triphosphate pyrophosphohydrolase: MTEVVAALIWKDNRFMICQRPANKARGLLWEFVGGKVEPGETKEQALIRECREELDITVSVGDVFMDVVYEYPDIMVHLTLFHASIAEGVPQKLEHNDIRWIPVTEISQYDFCPADQAILKKLQAEVK; encoded by the coding sequence ATGACAGAAGTAGTGGCAGCTTTGATTTGGAAGGACAACAGGTTTATGATCTGCCAGCGGCCGGCAAACAAGGCACGCGGCTTATTGTGGGAGTTTGTCGGAGGAAAGGTGGAACCGGGAGAGACAAAGGAACAGGCGCTTATCCGCGAATGCCGGGAAGAGCTGGACATTACCGTTTCGGTCGGCGATGTGTTTATGGACGTAGTGTATGAATATCCGGACATCATGGTACATCTGACCCTGTTTCATGCTTCGATTGCAGAAGGCGTACCGCAAAAGCTGGAGCACAACGATATTCGCTGGATTCCGGTGACGGAAATTTCACAATATGATTTCTGCCCGGCAGATCAGGCAATTTTAAAAAAACTTCAGGCTGAGGTAAAATGA
- a CDS encoding protein kinase: MEAGRKQRANMKTEVDRKLNTKLKLSYYRKIAYVDDRHKAQLVQHTVTGKIFVLKSLKIYDMQVFSYLAERRLKGMPKIIELIEEDDRLCVIEEYISGTSLRELLESNGPMTEQEAAAYIDQLCDILLPLHQLHPPIVHRDIKPSNLIVTYDGSLVLVDFNSAKESTGDKSQDTVLFGTVGYAAPEQFGFSASRPTTDIYEIGVLLNELLTGELPKDKKYEGPLTSVIAKCTEMDPRKCYPDVDKLQKAMHRKLPGEKPESEPDGKAQQSGLRSWLPPGFRGHNRGILVMSIFLYVLLFAAGLLLDVENANSYQLVLNRFFFLLIFLSEIFFIGNYRNVWTWFPLTNSKYLLIRIFGVVLGALLIFSGGMILLGILEGAFS, encoded by the coding sequence ATGGAAGCAGGCAGAAAGCAGAGAGCAAACATGAAAACAGAAGTAGACAGAAAGCTGAATACCAAATTGAAATTGTCTTATTACCGGAAAATTGCTTATGTGGATGACCGGCATAAGGCGCAGCTGGTGCAGCATACGGTAACCGGCAAAATATTCGTATTGAAGTCTCTTAAAATATACGACATGCAGGTGTTTTCATATCTGGCAGAGCGTCGCTTAAAGGGAATGCCAAAGATCATCGAGCTCATCGAGGAGGATGACAGACTCTGCGTCATAGAGGAATATATCTCAGGTACTTCCCTGCGTGAGCTGCTGGAGTCCAACGGCCCGATGACGGAACAGGAAGCGGCGGCTTATATCGATCAGCTGTGCGATATCCTCCTTCCGCTTCATCAGCTCCATCCGCCCATAGTACACAGGGATATCAAGCCTTCCAATCTGATTGTGACCTACGACGGGTCACTGGTCCTGGTGGACTTCAATTCTGCAAAGGAATCCACAGGAGACAAGAGTCAGGACACCGTTTTATTCGGGACCGTCGGGTATGCGGCGCCGGAGCAGTTTGGCTTTTCTGCATCCAGGCCCACAACGGATATTTATGAAATTGGAGTGCTTTTAAACGAGCTGCTGACAGGCGAATTGCCAAAAGATAAGAAATACGAAGGCCCGTTGACATCGGTGATTGCAAAGTGCACCGAAATGGATCCACGAAAGTGCTATCCGGATGTGGATAAATTGCAGAAGGCAATGCATCGCAAATTACCAGGCGAGAAACCGGAATCGGAGCCGGACGGCAAAGCGCAGCAGTCCGGACTTCGCAGCTGGCTGCCGCCGGGCTTTCGGGGTCATAATCGGGGCATCCTAGTAATGTCAATATTTTTATATGTCTTATTGTTTGCCGCAGGCCTGTTACTGGACGTGGAAAATGCAAACAGTTACCAATTAGTACTCAATCGGTTTTTCTTTCTTCTGATTTTTCTCTCTGAGATATTTTTTATCGGGAACTACCGAAACGTCTGGACATGGTTCCCGCTTACAAACAGCAAGTACCTCCTGATCAGAATATTCGGCGTTGTACTCGGCGCGCTTCTTATTTTTTCTGGTGGGATGATTCTTCTCGGGATTCTGGAAGGAGCCTTTTCCTGA
- a CDS encoding glycoside hydrolase family 2 TIM barrel-domain containing protein — protein sequence MREKLLFDFGWKFHEGDIDIPMPVTKTPLYLHAKTERAQWGPASCHYNESAPFCTESWTTVDLPHDYIIRQEPGPENNNTLGYFQYPNAWYRNRFRLEDQDRGKRITILFEGVAVHATVYVNGCLMARNFCGYTSFEVDITDVARFQEDNVIAVHVDASDHEGWWYEGAGIYRHVWLIKTEPVSVDLWGIWVNPQRTDGENWEVPVETILRNDSLDAAEAKITSCILDGEGNRVTETTQRIGVSAKNKGVMHQLLQVHKPGLWDVEHPVLYTMRTIVRWKGSQVDSVDTKFGFRTIRFDAEKGFYLNDKNIKLKGVCCHQDYGLTGKAMPDRVHRYRLKRLKEMGANAYRASHYPPAEATMDALDEIGFLVMDETRWFESTKAGLEQLEMMLKRDRNHPSVILWSVGNEEPLHAKEQGKRIMQTMTAFVKRYDSSRPVTTAISHDPMDAPAAEVSEVIGINYHLDQYDGIHAKYPHQPVIASECCAVGTTRGWYLDDDRNRGYLSAYDHATDGFSANREQTWKHIMARDWVAGGFQWAGIEHRGETVWPRLCSQSGALDLFLQPKDAYYQNISHWTNKPMIHILPHWNHPGREGEALSVWTYTNCEEVELFQDGQSLGIQKTDSCTHAEWKVEYHPGELRAEGREDGNVIVSETVRTTGSAVALKLRLEDGGLRADNEDMAILTCWCVDKDGRMVPDAAPYIYFYTNRYGRIVGTGSDVCDRVPVDCPDRKMRAGLCSVAVKVGDQSGTLRVYAQAEGLLPARLDMELKEVKRRPWVKSSYSR from the coding sequence ATGCGGGAGAAATTATTATTTGACTTCGGATGGAAGTTTCATGAAGGGGATATTGACATACCGATGCCGGTAACGAAAACGCCTTTGTATCTTCATGCAAAGACAGAGCGTGCCCAGTGGGGACCTGCTTCCTGCCATTATAATGAAAGCGCCCCATTTTGCACAGAGTCCTGGACGACAGTGGATCTGCCCCATGACTATATCATCCGTCAGGAGCCAGGTCCGGAAAACAACAACACATTGGGCTATTTCCAATATCCGAATGCCTGGTATCGCAATCGGTTCCGGCTGGAGGATCAGGACAGAGGAAAACGGATCACGATATTGTTTGAGGGCGTAGCGGTTCACGCGACGGTATATGTGAATGGCTGTCTGATGGCCCGCAACTTTTGCGGATACACTTCGTTTGAGGTGGATATCACGGATGTGGCACGCTTTCAGGAAGATAACGTCATAGCGGTCCATGTGGATGCTTCCGATCATGAAGGATGGTGGTATGAAGGAGCGGGGATTTACCGTCATGTCTGGCTGATTAAAACAGAGCCGGTGTCCGTGGATCTGTGGGGGATATGGGTGAATCCGCAAAGGACGGACGGTGAAAATTGGGAGGTACCTGTCGAGACGATATTGCGGAATGATTCTCTGGATGCCGCTGAGGCAAAAATTACTTCCTGCATCTTGGATGGGGAAGGAAATCGGGTGACGGAAACAACGCAGCGAATCGGGGTATCTGCGAAGAACAAAGGCGTGATGCATCAGCTGTTACAGGTTCACAAACCCGGATTATGGGATGTGGAACATCCGGTCCTGTATACGATGAGGACCATCGTTCGATGGAAGGGGTCCCAGGTGGACAGCGTGGATACAAAGTTTGGCTTTCGGACCATCCGGTTTGATGCGGAAAAGGGATTTTATCTCAATGATAAAAATATAAAGCTGAAAGGTGTTTGCTGTCATCAGGATTATGGGCTGACGGGCAAAGCCATGCCGGACAGAGTGCACCGTTATCGTCTGAAAAGGCTGAAGGAAATGGGAGCCAATGCATACCGTGCGTCTCATTATCCGCCGGCGGAGGCAACAATGGATGCTCTGGACGAAATTGGGTTCCTTGTGATGGATGAGACAAGGTGGTTCGAGTCCACAAAAGCCGGGCTGGAACAGCTCGAAATGATGCTGAAGAGAGATCGTAACCATCCATCGGTGATTCTTTGGTCCGTGGGAAACGAAGAGCCTCTGCATGCAAAAGAACAAGGAAAGCGAATCATGCAGACCATGACAGCCTTTGTAAAACGATATGATTCTTCCCGGCCGGTAACAACGGCAATTTCACATGATCCAATGGATGCGCCGGCTGCGGAGGTATCGGAAGTCATTGGCATCAACTATCACCTGGACCAATATGATGGTATACATGCAAAATATCCGCATCAGCCGGTGATCGCATCAGAATGCTGTGCGGTTGGAACGACCCGGGGCTGGTATCTGGATGATGACAGGAATCGCGGATATCTTTCTGCCTATGACCATGCGACAGACGGCTTTTCCGCCAATCGGGAACAAACGTGGAAGCACATTATGGCAAGGGACTGGGTTGCAGGAGGATTTCAATGGGCTGGAATCGAGCATCGTGGAGAGACCGTGTGGCCGAGGCTCTGCTCGCAGTCGGGTGCTCTGGATTTATTTCTGCAGCCAAAGGATGCCTATTATCAGAACATATCCCATTGGACCAACAAACCCATGATCCATATCCTGCCTCACTGGAACCATCCGGGTCGGGAAGGGGAGGCCCTGTCCGTGTGGACCTATACGAATTGCGAAGAAGTGGAATTGTTTCAGGACGGTCAAAGTCTTGGGATACAAAAAACGGATTCCTGTACTCATGCGGAATGGAAGGTGGAATATCACCCGGGGGAACTGAGGGCAGAGGGTCGGGAGGACGGAAACGTCATCGTTTCTGAAACGGTAAGAACGACAGGATCTGCAGTTGCATTGAAACTGCGTTTGGAGGATGGTGGTCTACGGGCAGACAATGAAGATATGGCAATTCTGACTTGCTGGTGTGTGGATAAGGATGGGCGGATGGTTCCGGATGCGGCGCCGTATATCTATTTTTATACCAATCGGTACGGCCGGATCGTCGGAACCGGATCGGATGTTTGCGATAGGGTTCCGGTTGACTGCCCGGATCGGAAAATGCGCGCCGGCTTATGCTCGGTTGCAGTAAAAGTTGGCGATCAGTCTGGTACACTCCGGGTTTACGCGCAGGCAGAAGGATTATTGCCTGCAAGGCTGGATATGGAATTGAAGGAAGTCAAACGGAGGCCCTGGGTAAAATCATCGTATTCTCGTTGA
- a CDS encoding glycoside hydrolase, which produces MGSIVKRAICSGAGAAAWTMPIGMSAEVRAASDVTIHWNDVKQEIDGFGVSQADWSHAIYDMQGPVRDEIMDLLFDLETGIGASIFRGSIFADFNPAPGEYDFNTRPDQVWVMQQAQARGVDKIIATNWSPPAWMKTNHSTTHGGYLKPECYADHACLLSGFIREYRKRFGIDLYAISMCNEPNSMKFLSWDSCQWNAKNIRVFLRDYLKQEMIDQGVADTKVIAAEPFWWSENLMKDALSDPESSGRIDIVAAHNYPVPIVNRELPTKPFTMASANGKKVWMTEVSQVDSYDVGMTSGLKFAKQVHHFMTDASVNAWLYWTGAIPGSNDEGLINVYKDSNTYQLTKRYYTFGNYSRYIRPGYVRIGATDSPMKGVYISAYKNRDTGEFTIVAVNDRDSAAALNILPDGFASGHLTPYITNDSLNMKQGHDLVSVDGKFQTALPPKSVVTFVGEKA; this is translated from the coding sequence ATGGGGAGCATAGTAAAAAGAGCGATCTGCTCTGGCGCCGGTGCGGCAGCATGGACAATGCCGATTGGCATGTCCGCGGAAGTCCGTGCCGCATCGGATGTCACAATTCATTGGAATGACGTAAAACAGGAAATCGACGGCTTTGGAGTATCCCAGGCAGACTGGTCCCATGCAATTTATGATATGCAGGGACCGGTACGGGATGAGATAATGGATCTGCTCTTTGATTTGGAAACAGGCATTGGCGCATCCATATTCCGGGGATCCATATTTGCGGACTTCAATCCTGCACCGGGCGAGTATGATTTCAATACAAGGCCCGACCAGGTATGGGTCATGCAGCAGGCCCAGGCAAGGGGCGTTGACAAAATCATTGCGACGAACTGGAGCCCGCCGGCCTGGATGAAAACCAACCACAGCACAACCCATGGCGGATACCTGAAGCCGGAATGCTATGCAGACCATGCATGTCTTCTGTCCGGGTTTATCCGGGAATACCGTAAACGCTTCGGCATTGATCTGTACGCCATATCCATGTGCAATGAACCAAACTCCATGAAATTTCTCTCATGGGATTCCTGTCAATGGAATGCAAAAAATATTCGTGTCTTTCTCCGGGATTATCTGAAACAGGAAATGATCGATCAGGGAGTGGCAGATACCAAAGTGATTGCTGCGGAGCCTTTCTGGTGGTCGGAGAATCTGATGAAGGATGCCTTGAGTGATCCGGAATCCAGCGGGAGGATCGACATCGTTGCCGCCCACAATTATCCTGTTCCCATCGTGAACCGGGAGCTTCCGACGAAACCCTTTACAATGGCTTCCGCCAATGGGAAAAAGGTGTGGATGACAGAGGTGTCCCAGGTGGACTCCTATGATGTGGGAATGACATCCGGGCTGAAGTTTGCAAAGCAGGTCCATCACTTTATGACCGATGCCAGTGTCAATGCCTGGCTGTACTGGACCGGAGCAATCCCCGGAAGCAATGATGAAGGGCTGATCAATGTCTATAAAGACAGCAACACCTATCAGCTTACGAAAAGATATTATACCTTCGGAAACTACAGCAGGTATATCCGACCCGGATATGTGAGGATCGGAGCAACGGACAGCCCGATGAAGGGAGTATATATCTCCGCATATAAAAACCGGGACACCGGTGAATTTACCATTGTTGCAGTCAATGACCGCGACAGTGCGGCAGCGCTGAATATTCTCCCGGACGGCTTTGCTTCCGGTCACCTTACTCCCTATATTACAAATGACAGTCTCAATATGAAGCAGGGGCATGATCTTGTTTCTGTGGATGGAAAGTTCCAAACGGCGCTGCCTCCAAAAAGTGTTGTGACCTTTGTGGGGGAAAAGGCATGA
- a CDS encoding carbohydrate-binding protein produces MQKKRKFKLCGKGMLAAVLIMTMLMTLLTPMATQAAAETETLESQTSGAETFGEEASAAAEAERAHFPRIRILKKAEISNKKPSVGDVLTADIEPEDATVRYSWRSGSKEISRDQECRVSSALKGKRIRLIVSGTGHTLGIRTDQTEKVTAGAEYPSKDPYDRIEAESFDESFGEGMVVEDCIDGGKNIGGIKDGYYTGYRNVNFRYKAAESVMFRASSSSGGTVEVRLDGPDGRLLGSCSIPSTGSWEDYQTFHTKIEKVKGIQDFFLVFRGKDYLINLNWIQFFTHPTRNIRSVRLDKDSPVAGDTLHGTLTPEDAMVRYVWKADGKEVGYNDHYKVSVGDIGKKIELEVTGIGDYKGTKTSNRTHPVQAPDYGVDFKEMAYDGFTAFIDKYYQYDEEKDIHRFGGFWTGAEIFEIVVDAYSHTGEARYKEMMDQIHEGFLVDQKGYEVDGWWGKNDYNDDIMWIVIACARSYLATGDTKYLETARINFDNTYKRAWSDDLGGGLFWRADNQSKNACVNGPGAIAACLLGTALGDESYFEKAKAMMDWEREVLFDPETGHVDDCIGMDGVKSTWASTYNQGTFIGANCMLYEHYGDERYLSDAISAADYAMIDMYGYGVMSNEDGGADLPGFKGILTRWLNYLIVNHNQPQYIDWMQYNAWTAWNNRNSEGITGTRWGKKTEDSDKPTDWSASAAVALYQNTPPSGNLIKDAYHTLGAKDFDSCKAILVKKAGDGTKYIGNIEDGAYIMYRNVDFGDVAPGYAEFRVTPMTEGGTIEIRIGGPDGKVIGSLDVENIGLRSAWNSQVMELTEEVTGLKDLCLVYRTGQQDPFRLNSFRFMIGSEKAVEGVTIDPVKPAYRDVLTAAVTPSDATVTYIWESGGKQVGTGKNYEVKEADIGKTLTVTAIGEGEYIGTVISKETEAVVDLPADDLRDPYGTIEAESADRLEGPKADPGCLTGIKNGHSAVYRNLLFGEKGSSLVRFHYATSAEDAAVEIRLGSAGGKLLGTCKLPGTGGWDAWKTAEVETADITGRQDICLVFHGSADLLCNVDSFVFDEEEAAARNPYQTMEGEDADEVSGMTAGEKYLTDMQNGAYAAFKNLRFGERGAVKATLRYATPVKDASVEIHQDSADGELLGICRLENTGGWENFTETTVTVERPLGRQDIYLVFRGGDGICNLDHLVFTELTGEIRDPYAMVEAEHCDRKKGCGTETRDGVTYLAGIQNGAWSEYRNLDFGKKGAGKIILRYASPAEDATIEIREGSMDGKLLATCLLKNTGDFWAFTETGYEVEPIAGIKDIYLVYHGASEICNMDHLLFGNGDI; encoded by the coding sequence ATGCAAAAGAAGCGGAAATTCAAGCTATGCGGCAAAGGAATGCTGGCGGCGGTGCTGATCATGACCATGCTGATGACTTTGTTGACACCGATGGCAACACAGGCAGCAGCGGAAACGGAAACTTTGGAGTCGCAGACTTCCGGAGCGGAGACCTTTGGGGAAGAAGCCTCCGCTGCCGCAGAAGCGGAGAGAGCTCATTTCCCCCGGATCAGGATTTTGAAGAAGGCAGAGATCAGCAATAAGAAGCCTTCTGTAGGAGATGTCCTGACTGCAGATATCGAACCGGAGGATGCAACGGTACGGTACAGCTGGAGATCCGGCTCGAAGGAAATAAGCAGGGATCAGGAATGCCGGGTTTCTTCTGCGCTGAAGGGAAAAAGGATTCGTTTGATTGTCTCGGGAACCGGTCATACCTTGGGTATCCGTACGGATCAGACAGAAAAGGTAACAGCCGGGGCGGAATATCCTTCAAAAGATCCTTATGACAGAATCGAAGCAGAAAGTTTTGACGAAAGCTTCGGCGAAGGCATGGTGGTGGAGGACTGTATTGATGGAGGAAAAAACATAGGCGGTATTAAGGACGGCTATTATACCGGCTACCGCAATGTAAATTTCAGATATAAGGCAGCCGAATCCGTGATGTTCCGGGCCTCCTCCAGTTCCGGCGGAACCGTGGAAGTTCGGCTGGACGGTCCGGACGGAAGACTTCTTGGCAGCTGCAGCATTCCTTCTACCGGCTCCTGGGAGGATTATCAGACCTTTCATACCAAAATTGAAAAAGTGAAAGGGATACAGGATTTCTTCCTGGTATTCCGGGGAAAAGACTATCTGATCAACCTGAACTGGATTCAGTTTTTCACTCACCCAACCAGGAACATTCGCAGTGTGCGTCTTGACAAGGACAGTCCGGTGGCAGGGGATACGCTGCATGGAACCCTGACACCGGAAGACGCCATGGTCCGTTATGTCTGGAAAGCAGACGGAAAAGAAGTTGGCTACAACGATCATTATAAGGTGTCTGTAGGGGACATCGGGAAAAAAATAGAATTGGAAGTTACAGGTATTGGGGATTACAAAGGAACCAAAACAAGCAACAGGACCCATCCGGTTCAGGCTCCGGATTACGGTGTCGACTTCAAAGAGATGGCATACGATGGGTTTACGGCATTTATTGATAAATACTATCAGTATGACGAAGAGAAAGATATCCATCGCTTCGGGGGGTTCTGGACGGGTGCGGAAATATTTGAAATTGTCGTTGACGCATACAGTCATACCGGGGAAGCACGTTACAAAGAAATGATGGATCAAATCCATGAAGGCTTCCTGGTGGACCAAAAAGGTTATGAAGTGGATGGCTGGTGGGGGAAAAATGACTATAATGATGATATTATGTGGATTGTCATCGCATGTGCAAGGTCCTACCTGGCAACCGGGGATACAAAATATCTGGAAACTGCCAGGATCAACTTTGATAACACCTATAAAAGAGCCTGGAGTGATGATCTGGGAGGCGGATTGTTCTGGCGTGCGGACAATCAATCAAAAAACGCCTGTGTGAACGGGCCGGGTGCCATTGCAGCCTGCCTGCTGGGTACTGCTCTCGGAGACGAAAGTTACTTTGAAAAAGCAAAGGCCATGATGGATTGGGAAAGAGAAGTCCTGTTTGATCCGGAGACAGGACATGTTGATGACTGTATCGGGATGGATGGCGTCAAAAGCACATGGGCTTCCACCTATAATCAGGGAACCTTCATCGGTGCCAATTGCATGTTGTATGAGCATTACGGCGATGAAAGATATTTAAGTGATGCGATTTCGGCTGCAGATTATGCAATGATTGACATGTATGGCTACGGCGTGATGAGCAACGAAGACGGTGGCGCCGATTTACCGGGGTTTAAAGGGATCTTGACCAGATGGCTGAATTATCTGATTGTGAACCACAATCAGCCGCAGTATATCGACTGGATGCAGTACAATGCCTGGACAGCATGGAATAACAGAAATTCAGAGGGCATCACCGGCACAAGATGGGGTAAAAAAACCGAGGACAGCGACAAACCAACAGATTGGAGCGCTTCCGCTGCCGTTGCATTATACCAGAATACGCCGCCGTCCGGAAATTTGATCAAGGATGCCTATCATACCCTCGGGGCAAAGGACTTTGATTCCTGTAAGGCCATACTTGTCAAAAAGGCAGGGGACGGAACGAAATACATAGGCAATATCGAAGACGGAGCCTATATCATGTATCGTAATGTGGACTTCGGTGATGTGGCACCCGGATACGCGGAATTCCGGGTTACCCCCATGACAGAAGGAGGAACCATTGAAATTCGGATTGGTGGTCCGGATGGAAAGGTGATTGGTTCCCTTGATGTGGAAAACATTGGCCTGCGGAGTGCCTGGAACAGCCAGGTTATGGAGCTTACGGAGGAGGTTACCGGTCTTAAGGATCTATGCCTGGTTTATCGGACAGGGCAGCAGGATCCATTCCGGCTGAATTCCTTCCGCTTTATGATAGGATCGGAGAAAGCAGTCGAAGGAGTAACAATTGATCCGGTAAAACCGGCATACCGGGATGTTCTGACAGCTGCGGTGACCCCTTCGGACGCAACGGTGACCTATATCTGGGAATCGGGCGGGAAACAGGTTGGTACCGGTAAAAACTATGAAGTGAAGGAAGCGGACATCGGGAAAACCTTAACGGTAACGGCGATTGGAGAAGGCGAATATATCGGAACCGTAATCAGCAAAGAAACGGAGGCAGTCGTGGATCTTCCGGCGGACGACCTGCGCGATCCCTATGGCACAATCGAAGCGGAAAGCGCGGATCGGCTGGAAGGACCGAAAGCTGATCCGGGCTGTCTGACCGGTATCAAAAATGGGCATTCTGCTGTTTACCGGAATCTGTTGTTTGGAGAAAAAGGAAGCAGTCTTGTCCGTTTCCATTATGCCACATCTGCAGAGGATGCAGCAGTGGAAATCCGGCTGGGTAGTGCCGGAGGAAAACTTCTTGGGACCTGTAAGCTTCCGGGCACAGGCGGTTGGGACGCCTGGAAGACGGCAGAAGTTGAAACAGCTGACATAACGGGCAGACAGGATATCTGCCTTGTGTTTCATGGCTCTGCTGATTTATTATGCAATGTGGACAGCTTTGTCTTTGATGAAGAAGAAGCCGCTGCAAGGAATCCTTATCAAACCATGGAAGGAGAAGATGCGGACGAAGTATCCGGCATGACGGCAGGAGAGAAATACCTAACGGATATGCAAAATGGCGCTTATGCTGCATTCAAAAATCTGAGATTCGGTGAAAGAGGCGCGGTAAAGGCAACTTTGCGGTATGCAACACCGGTTAAGGATGCCTCTGTGGAAATACATCAGGACAGTGCAGACGGGGAATTGCTTGGAATCTGCCGGCTTGAAAACACCGGAGGATGGGAGAACTTCACCGAGACGACCGTTACGGTGGAAAGACCTCTTGGAAGACAGGATATCTATCTTGTGTTCAGGGGCGGAGATGGGATATGTAATCTGGATCATCTCGTGTTTACCGAGCTGACCGGAGAAATCCGGGATCCTTATGCGATGGTGGAAGCGGAGCACTGCGACAGGAAAAAAGGCTGCGGGACGGAAACCAGGGACGGAGTCACTTATCTGGCAGGGATTCAGAACGGCGCCTGGTCAGAATACAGAAACCTGGACTTTGGAAAAAAAGGAGCCGGAAAGATCATTCTGCGATACGCTTCGCCTGCGGAGGATGCAACGATCGAAATCCGGGAGGGCAGTATGGATGGGAAGCTGCTTGCTACCTGTCTCCTTAAAAATACCGGTGATTTCTGGGCATTTACCGAAACCGGATATGAAGTCGAACCGATAGCCGGAATAAAGGATATTTATCTTGTGTATCATGGAGCATCTGAGATCTGTAATATGGATCATTTGCTATTTGGGAACGGAGATATTTGA